One Mugil cephalus isolate CIBA_MC_2020 chromosome 8, CIBA_Mcephalus_1.1, whole genome shotgun sequence genomic window carries:
- the bicdl1 gene encoding BICD family-like cargo adapter 1 isoform X1 — translation MSAFWLDLQTSAAVSAPLELDSDGMEPRDSPSAQEPGGFQGHSLRHAGSGGLGMALEEELAMLTGERGDEGELSDLEVPAVGHNADLLSLFRQKEKDLVLAAKLGKALLERNQDLTKQYEKMHKDLNEKLEHLEQEKHELRRRLESREGEWEGRVAELETDVQQLQGELERHQVQLREADRDKTKAISELSEQNHRLLEQLSRAAEVERQLSTQVHSLRDDFREKSMSTSQHMTRLETLQAEQGLEIKMLSERKMELERRVHAMLEENELLQNTVDDLRERTLVLEKQCHEKDLQLRQSQLELQDVQVSHRQLSARLEEITEEHSLHSLTPHPSSLLCEIEQSMEQEEQEQEREQLRLQLWEAYCEVRSLCSHLRGNDVTDSALSTDSSMDESSETSSAKDVPTGSLHTGLLELRRLTQNLLDGNESTGSRRSDEEALEEQVRRLGEELREVRELYEAEQDKASSSKEELLQLHSQMALLSVEMCSLREENERMRAMSEVREPNEQLQSAIRDRDDAIAKKKAVEMELAKCKIDIMSLNSQLLDAIQQKLNLSQQLEAWQDDMHRVIDQQLMDKHQDEWRSASTSLSGSSRAHGSQSSRRAQRISDRDKRLFSFFKKN, via the exons ATGTCCGCTTTCTGGCTGGACCTGCAGACGTCTGCCGCGGTTTCAGCACCACTGGAACTGGACAGCGACGGCATGGAGCCCAGGGACAGTCCCTCCGCTCAGGAGCCGGGCGGCTTCCAGGGTCACTCGCTGCGGCACGCCGGCTCCGGAGGCCTTGGCATGGCCTTGGAGGAGGAACTGGCCATGCTTACCGGGGAGCGAGGAGACGAGGGGGAGCTGTCGGACCTAGAGGTGCCTGCGGTGGGGCACAACGCGGACTTGCTGTCGCTGTTCCGCCAAAAGGAGAAAGACTTGGTTTTAGCTGCTAAACTCGGCAAAGCTCTGCTGGAGAGAAACCAAGACTTGACCAAGCAATATGAGAAAATGCACAAAGATCTGAACGAGAAATTAGAG CACTTGGAGCAAGAGAAGCATGAGCTGCGGCGACGTCTGGAAAGTCGAGAGGGGGAGTGGGAGGGCCGCGTGGCCGAGCTGGAGACCGACgtccagcagctgcagggtGAGCTGGAGCGCCACCAGGTGCAGCTGAGGGAGGCTGACAGGGACAAGACCAAGGCCATCAGCGAGCTCTCTGAACAGAACCATAGACTGCTAGAGCAACTCAGTAGG GCTGCAGAGGTGGAGAGGCAGCTGTCCACTCAGGTCCATTCATTACGGGATGACTTCAGGGAGAAGAGCATGTCCACAAGCCAGCATATGACACGACTAGAGACTCTACAGGCTGAG CAAGGGCTAGAA ATTAAGATGCTGTCGGAGAGGAAGATGGAGCTGGAGCGGCGGGTACATGCCATGCTCGAGGAGAACGAGCTGCTGCAGAACACAGTGGACGACCTCCGAGAGAGGACGTTGGTGCTGGAGAAGCAGTGTCACGAGAAGGACCTTCAG TTGAGACAGAGTCAGCTGGAGCTCCAGGACGTCCAGGTGTCCCACAGGCAGCTGTCTGCTAGGTTGGAGGAGATAACGGAGGAACACAGCCTCCATAGTCTGACCCCACACCCATCCAGCCTGCTGTGTGAGATAGAGCAGAGtatggagcaggaggagcaggagcaagAGAGAGAGCAG CTGCGTCTTCAGCTCTGGGAGGCCTACTGCGAGGTTCGCTCGCTCTGCTCTCACCTCAGAGGAAACGATGTCACAGACTCAGCGCTGTCCACCGACTCTTCCATGGACGAGTCTTCGGAGACGTCCTCAGCCAAGGATGTGCCTACAGGTAGCCTCCACACCGGCCTACTCGAGCTACGGAGGCTAACACAGAATCTGCTGGATGGCAACGAGTCTACG GGCTCGCGGCGCAGCGATGAGGAGGctctggaggagcaggtgaggaGACTGGGAGAAGAGCTGAGGGAGGTCAGAGAGCTGTATGAAGCTGAACAGGACAAGGCCAGCAGCAGTAAAGAGGAGCTGCTACAGCTACACAGCCAG ATGGCGCTGCTCTCCGTGGAGATGTGCTCTCTCCGGGAGGAGAACGAGCGAATGAGAGCGATGTCAGAAGTCCGAGAACCCAACGAGCAGCTCCAGAGCGccatcagagacagagacgacGCCATAGCCAA GAAGAAAGCTGTGGAAATGGAGCTGGCCAAATGTAAAATAGATATCATGTCTCTGAACAGCCAGCTGCTGGACGCCATCCAGCAGAAGCTCAACCTGTCGCAGCAGCTGGAGGCTTGGCAG GACGATATGCACAGAGTGATTGACCAGCAGCTGATGGACAAGCACCAGGACGAGTGGCGCTCGGCCTCTACCTCCCTGTCAGGCTCATCGAGGGCCCACGGGAGTCAGTCCTCAAGGCGAGCGCAACGCATCTCGGATCGAGACAAgagacttttctcttttttcaaaaAGAACTGA
- the bicdl1 gene encoding BICD family-like cargo adapter 1 isoform X2, with the protein MSAFWLDLQTSAAVSAPLELDSDGMEPRDSPSAQEPGGFQGHSLRHAGSGGLGMALEEELAMLTGERGDEGELSDLEVPAVGHNADLLSLFRQKEKDLVLAAKLGKALLERNQDLTKQYEKMHKDLNEKLEHLEQEKHELRRRLESREGEWEGRVAELETDVQQLQGELERHQVQLREADRDKTKAISELSEQNHRLLEQLSRAAEVERQLSTQVHSLRDDFREKSMSTSQHMTRLETLQAEIKMLSERKMELERRVHAMLEENELLQNTVDDLRERTLVLEKQCHEKDLQLRQSQLELQDVQVSHRQLSARLEEITEEHSLHSLTPHPSSLLCEIEQSMEQEEQEQEREQLRLQLWEAYCEVRSLCSHLRGNDVTDSALSTDSSMDESSETSSAKDVPTGSLHTGLLELRRLTQNLLDGNESTGSRRSDEEALEEQVRRLGEELREVRELYEAEQDKASSSKEELLQLHSQMALLSVEMCSLREENERMRAMSEVREPNEQLQSAIRDRDDAIAKKKAVEMELAKCKIDIMSLNSQLLDAIQQKLNLSQQLEAWQDDMHRVIDQQLMDKHQDEWRSASTSLSGSSRAHGSQSSRRAQRISDRDKRLFSFFKKN; encoded by the exons ATGTCCGCTTTCTGGCTGGACCTGCAGACGTCTGCCGCGGTTTCAGCACCACTGGAACTGGACAGCGACGGCATGGAGCCCAGGGACAGTCCCTCCGCTCAGGAGCCGGGCGGCTTCCAGGGTCACTCGCTGCGGCACGCCGGCTCCGGAGGCCTTGGCATGGCCTTGGAGGAGGAACTGGCCATGCTTACCGGGGAGCGAGGAGACGAGGGGGAGCTGTCGGACCTAGAGGTGCCTGCGGTGGGGCACAACGCGGACTTGCTGTCGCTGTTCCGCCAAAAGGAGAAAGACTTGGTTTTAGCTGCTAAACTCGGCAAAGCTCTGCTGGAGAGAAACCAAGACTTGACCAAGCAATATGAGAAAATGCACAAAGATCTGAACGAGAAATTAGAG CACTTGGAGCAAGAGAAGCATGAGCTGCGGCGACGTCTGGAAAGTCGAGAGGGGGAGTGGGAGGGCCGCGTGGCCGAGCTGGAGACCGACgtccagcagctgcagggtGAGCTGGAGCGCCACCAGGTGCAGCTGAGGGAGGCTGACAGGGACAAGACCAAGGCCATCAGCGAGCTCTCTGAACAGAACCATAGACTGCTAGAGCAACTCAGTAGG GCTGCAGAGGTGGAGAGGCAGCTGTCCACTCAGGTCCATTCATTACGGGATGACTTCAGGGAGAAGAGCATGTCCACAAGCCAGCATATGACACGACTAGAGACTCTACAGGCTGAG ATTAAGATGCTGTCGGAGAGGAAGATGGAGCTGGAGCGGCGGGTACATGCCATGCTCGAGGAGAACGAGCTGCTGCAGAACACAGTGGACGACCTCCGAGAGAGGACGTTGGTGCTGGAGAAGCAGTGTCACGAGAAGGACCTTCAG TTGAGACAGAGTCAGCTGGAGCTCCAGGACGTCCAGGTGTCCCACAGGCAGCTGTCTGCTAGGTTGGAGGAGATAACGGAGGAACACAGCCTCCATAGTCTGACCCCACACCCATCCAGCCTGCTGTGTGAGATAGAGCAGAGtatggagcaggaggagcaggagcaagAGAGAGAGCAG CTGCGTCTTCAGCTCTGGGAGGCCTACTGCGAGGTTCGCTCGCTCTGCTCTCACCTCAGAGGAAACGATGTCACAGACTCAGCGCTGTCCACCGACTCTTCCATGGACGAGTCTTCGGAGACGTCCTCAGCCAAGGATGTGCCTACAGGTAGCCTCCACACCGGCCTACTCGAGCTACGGAGGCTAACACAGAATCTGCTGGATGGCAACGAGTCTACG GGCTCGCGGCGCAGCGATGAGGAGGctctggaggagcaggtgaggaGACTGGGAGAAGAGCTGAGGGAGGTCAGAGAGCTGTATGAAGCTGAACAGGACAAGGCCAGCAGCAGTAAAGAGGAGCTGCTACAGCTACACAGCCAG ATGGCGCTGCTCTCCGTGGAGATGTGCTCTCTCCGGGAGGAGAACGAGCGAATGAGAGCGATGTCAGAAGTCCGAGAACCCAACGAGCAGCTCCAGAGCGccatcagagacagagacgacGCCATAGCCAA GAAGAAAGCTGTGGAAATGGAGCTGGCCAAATGTAAAATAGATATCATGTCTCTGAACAGCCAGCTGCTGGACGCCATCCAGCAGAAGCTCAACCTGTCGCAGCAGCTGGAGGCTTGGCAG GACGATATGCACAGAGTGATTGACCAGCAGCTGATGGACAAGCACCAGGACGAGTGGCGCTCGGCCTCTACCTCCCTGTCAGGCTCATCGAGGGCCCACGGGAGTCAGTCCTCAAGGCGAGCGCAACGCATCTCGGATCGAGACAAgagacttttctcttttttcaaaaAGAACTGA